The Terriglobales bacterium genome segment TGCCGGAAGGCGAGCGCATCGCGGCGGAGCTGCTCGACCTGGGGCGGCCGCTGCGCGTGTTCTACGACCTCGACACGCCGCTGACGCTGGCGAAACTGGGCACGGGGGAGTGCGAGTACCTCGCGGCGGAGCAGCTCGCGCGCTTCGACCTGGCGCTCTCGTTCACCGGCGGCGGCGTGCTCGAGGTGCTGAGCTCGGTGTTCGGCGCGCGGATGGCGCGGCCGCTGTACGGCTGCGTCGACCCGGATGTGTACGTGCGGACGGCGCCGCGGGCGGAGTTCGCAGCGGAGCTGGCGTACATGGGGACGTACGCGGCGGACCGTCAGGAAAAGCTGGACGCGCTGTTCCTGGAGCCGGCGCGGCGGATGCCGCAGCGGCAATTCCTGCTGGCGGGCTCGCTGTATCCGTGGGAGTGGGAGCCGTACTGGCCGGGGAACGTGCGGCGGCTCGAGCATGTGACGCCGGCGGAGCATCCGGAGTTTTACTCGTCTGCCCGGCTGGCGCTGAACCTCACGCGCGCGACGATGGCGACGTATGGCTACTGCCCGTCGGGGCGATTCTTCGAGGCCGCGGCGTGCGGCGCGCCCATCGTGAGCGATCGCTGGGAGGGGATCGAAGAGTTTTTCCGCGACGGCGAGGAGATCTTGCTGGCCGGGAGCGCGGAGGACGTCGCCGGCGCGATGGAACGGAGCGACGAGGAGCTGGCGCGTGTGGCGCGACGGGCGCGCGAGCGGACGCTGGCGGAGCACACCGGCGAGCGGCGCGCCGAGCAGTTGCTGGCGTACCTGGAAGAGGCGCGCGCGACGAAGCAGCGGCCGTTCATCCAGAAGGAGGCAGCGTGATCGGGATCATCCCGGCGGCGGGCGCGGGCGAGCGGATCCAGCCGCTCGGCTGCTCGAAGGAGCTGTTGCCGGTCGGCTCGCGCGTGGTGAACGGCGCGGAGCGTCCGAAAGCGGTGTCGGAGTACCTGGTGGAGCGGATGATCGCGGCGGGC includes the following:
- a CDS encoding glycosyltransferase, whose amino-acid sequence is MKLTFIGLTLSSSWGNGHATPYRALLRALAGRGCELSFYERDVHYYYSRRDLERCDYARLELYPTWDEVREQALREARCSDAVILGSFVPEGERIAAELLDLGRPLRVFYDLDTPLTLAKLGTGECEYLAAEQLARFDLALSFTGGGVLEVLSSVFGARMARPLYGCVDPDVYVRTAPRAEFAAELAYMGTYAADRQEKLDALFLEPARRMPQRQFLLAGSLYPWEWEPYWPGNVRRLEHVTPAEHPEFYSSARLALNLTRATMATYGYCPSGRFFEAAACGAPIVSDRWEGIEEFFRDGEEILLAGSAEDVAGAMERSDEELARVARRARERTLAEHTGERRAEQLLAYLEEARATKQRPFIQKEAA